The following proteins come from a genomic window of Acinetobacter baumannii:
- a CDS encoding nucleotide sugar dehydrogenase: protein MKIAVFGTTLHAGVMAALLAEYGNQIYWCTSVTCEENISILSYQDQEVNHYLNKQRKAGFLKESPFSEIPLDIEVYLFCFSPTQIELALKTVEKLSERPIVHPRLMINGSTFGLHGTDQLKQHLPKDEWVYFPDVIQEGNAINSVLNVKHVIVGVESSYAQDTMQELLRPFFRFSYQYLFMPILDAEFTKLSISGMLATRISYMNDLAMVAEKLGIDIANVKHGIAADTRIGAAYLSAGVGFGGENFSHDILTLSSTVSGTGAKSRLLEQVWAINEQQKEILFRKLWNYYHCDLSGKTVAIWGASFKENTSSTHNSPIHILLAALWAQGVKVRLHDPQALDEIATTYGDREDLVLCADQYEAAQGAHALCLVTAWKQYWSPDFKQLQQVMQHPLILDGRNIYDPAYVKAKGFAYEGVGRL from the coding sequence ATGAAAATCGCGGTATTTGGAACCACCTTACATGCTGGTGTAATGGCAGCATTATTAGCTGAATATGGCAATCAGATCTATTGGTGTACAAGTGTCACCTGTGAAGAAAACATTTCTATACTTTCTTATCAAGATCAAGAAGTTAATCATTATTTAAATAAACAGAGAAAAGCAGGTTTTTTAAAAGAAAGTCCTTTTTCTGAAATTCCTTTAGATATTGAAGTTTATTTATTTTGTTTTAGCCCAACACAAATCGAGCTTGCTTTAAAAACAGTTGAAAAGTTGAGCGAGCGTCCGATAGTTCATCCACGTTTAATGATCAATGGCTCTACTTTTGGTCTACATGGTACGGATCAATTAAAACAACATTTGCCAAAAGATGAGTGGGTTTATTTTCCTGATGTGATTCAAGAAGGAAATGCAATTAATAGTGTGCTGAATGTAAAGCATGTGATTGTTGGTGTTGAATCGAGCTATGCTCAAGACACTATGCAAGAGCTGTTACGTCCTTTTTTCCGTTTTAGCTATCAATATTTATTTATGCCAATTTTAGATGCTGAATTTACAAAGCTCAGCATTTCGGGAATGTTGGCAACCCGTATTAGCTACATGAATGATTTGGCAATGGTGGCCGAAAAACTCGGTATTGATATTGCTAATGTAAAACATGGTATTGCTGCAGATACACGTATTGGTGCAGCCTATTTGTCGGCAGGTGTTGGATTTGGTGGTGAAAACTTTTCACATGATATTTTAACGCTTTCGAGTACTGTATCTGGAACAGGGGCTAAAAGTCGGTTGCTAGAGCAAGTGTGGGCGATTAATGAGCAACAAAAAGAAATTTTATTCCGTAAATTATGGAATTATTATCACTGTGATTTGAGCGGTAAAACTGTTGCGATCTGGGGGGCTTCATTTAAGGAAAACACCTCTAGCACTCATAACTCACCTATTCATATTTTGTTAGCTGCATTATGGGCACAAGGGGTAAAAGTGCGTTTGCATGACCCACAAGCCTTAGATGAGATCGCAACAACTTATGGAGACCGTGAAGATCTGGTTTTATGTGCTGACCAATATGAAGCTGCACAGGGAGCTCATGCTTTATGCTTAGTGACAGCATGGAAACAATATTGGAGCCCTGATTTTAAACAGTTACAACAAGTAATGCAGCATCCTCTTATTTTGGATGGGCGTAATATTTACGATCCGGCATATGTGAAAGCAAAAGGTTTCGCTTATGAAGGAGTAGGTCGATTATGA